In Gossypium arboreum isolate Shixiya-1 chromosome 5, ASM2569848v2, whole genome shotgun sequence, a single genomic region encodes these proteins:
- the LOC108451477 gene encoding uncharacterized protein LOC108451477: protein MKEEETMKQYSDRIMVVVNSIRLLGEQFSKARIVEKVLSTLPERYEAKISSLEDSRDLASISLTELINALYAQEQRRARRMEEHQEGAFQVKAKATSAPQPIKRPDAGSDQMPYVNIARRNAMLKGSAKKKADLSRIKHKTRVKKLEWLKKVVTMKSRSCKTKVKIGNGQFIKAEGKGDVLICTSTGDKVITNVLLVPQIDRNLLSIFQLLE, encoded by the exons atgaaggaaGAAGAGACAATGAAGCAGTACTCAGATAGGATAATGGTTGTGGTCAATAGCATAAGGCTGCTAGGAGAACAGTTCAGTAAGGCAAGAATTGTGGAGAAGGTGCTCTCAACATTGCCTGAAAGATATGAGGCAAAAATCTCATCCTTGGAGGATTCGAGAGACCTGGCAAGCATCTCCTTAACTGAGCTTATCAATGCTCTTTATGCTCAGGAGCAAAGGAGAGCTAGAAGAATGGAGGAGCACCAGGAGGGTGCTTTCCAGGTCAAGGCCAAAGCAACCTCAGCACCTCAACCTATAAAG AGGCCAGATGCTGGTTCAGACCAGATGCCTTATGTCAACATTGCAAGAAGAAATGCCATGTTGAAAGGGTCTGCAAAGAAAAAGGCAGACCTAAGCAGAATCAAGCATAAAACAAGAGTGAAGAAGCTAGAGTGGCTGAAGAAAGTAGTGACCATGAAGAGCAG ATCTTGCAAAACCAAGGTAAAAATTGGAAATGGTCAGTTCATCAAAGCTGAAGGAAAAGGAGATGTGCTAATATGCACTTCTACAGGAGACAAAGTCATCACAAATGTGCTGCTGGTACCTCAGATTGACAGGAACCTTCTCAGCATTTTTCAACTACTAGAATAA